The following DNA comes from Cellulophaga sp. HaHa_2_95.
TTACGAGCATCACACGCTTAGCGTTTCTGGTAACCAGATTATAATTGATGGTGTAACAACAGATCAATATACATTTAGTCAAGGGTATTATTGGATGATGGGTGATAACAGACACCGATCTGAAGATAGTAGAATTTGGGGATATGTTCCTGAAGACCATATTGTAGGTACGCCCATATTTATTTGGATGAGTATTGACCATTTTACAGAAGGGTTTAAAAATTGGAATATTCGTTGGGAACGAGTATTTACTACCGTTAGCGGCGATGGTGAACCTACCTCCTATTTCAAATATTTCTTAATCCTTTTAGTTGCTTATTTCGGATTTGATTATTTCAGAAAAAAGAAAAAGGCTAAAAAAGAATAATACACACTTATGAAAGTTTTAATGCATCCAGGTTATTTTCTGAACCTGACCAATTTTGCAGTAATCGCCCAAAAAGATATTATTTGGGAAGTATCTGGGAATTATCAAAAGCAAAGTTTCAGAAACCGTTGTAATATTGCGAATGATCGTGGCTTTCATACTTTAAGTATTCCTATCAAACACAACGGAAAGAATAAAGGGGCAAACGCGTATGCAGAGGTTTTAATTGACAATAAGTATGCATGGCAACGTCAGCACTGGCGAACCCTACAAACCGCTTATAGAACATCTCCGTTCTTTGAGTTCTATGAAGATGAAATATCTGAATTATATACTAAAACTTTTGACTCACTACTAGAATTTAATCTTAGAACGATAGAAATTGCTTGTGAATGTTTACAACTAGACATGCCAGCAATTAAAACAAAAATCTTTCACAAGAATCCAGAAGATGACAGTCATGATGGCCGCTACCTCATAGATGCAAAAAAACAAGTAAACATTCCTCAAGAACCTTATGTTCAAGTATTTGGAGACCGAAATGGCTTCATTGATAATTTAAGCATCCTAGACTTACTCTTTAATGAAGGTACCAATGCCCTAAGCTATCTAGAGCAAATGCCACTTGATTTTTTAGATGCTTAGGTTTATAGCCCATTACGGAATTCATTTTATAGTGCCCATTCTTATCGGTGTTCTCTTTTTCAAAAGAGAAACTAGAGCTAGGGCCATTATTATACTATTAGCCGCAATTTTAATTGATGTTGATCATCTTTTTGCTGCACGTATATTTGATCCCAATAGATGTAGTATCAATTTTCATTTCTTTCATCAATACTGGGCTATAGCCATTTACTTTGGATTACTGTTTTTTAAGAAAACTAGAATTTTTGGCATTGCCTTATTGCTACATATAGTCGCAGATGCTACCGACTGTTATTTAATGCAGTTAGAAGTTAAATGAGGTCATTACCGGAAAATGATCTGATAGCTTTACGTTATAATTTTTATGTGATAACACTTCAAAGCTATTATCTAAAAGAATAAAATCAATCCGAACAGGGTAATATTTAAAGTTATAGGTTCTTCCGTATCCAGACCCCTTTTCTTGAAAAGTATCTAACATTTCTCCTCGAATTGTTTTATAGACATTAGAATACTGCGTCCCATTAAAATCACCACACACAATTACTTTATAGGGCGATTGCTCTTTGTGTTCCTTTATTATTTGCGCTTGTTGCTGTTGCTTCTTAAATGAATTGGTGAGCCTCCGGTAAAGCTTCTTAGACTCCTCCTGGGCTATGATATCTTTATCAGGTACCACACGTAAAGATTCTAAATGAAGATTATAAATCCGTACAGTATCATTTTTTACCACTATATCCACGAAAGCAGCATTATTAGGACTTTCGGGAAAATTAATTAACCCCTGGTTAATGATAGGATACTTCGAATAAAAGCCCAATTTGACTTTACCCTGATTGGTTTTATACTCTAGATATTTATACTTATAATTCACAAAATCATTTTGTTTTCGAAAATTAAATTCCTGAAAACAAATTACATCTGGATTCTCGGTAGTAATCAAATCTAAAGTCTCCTCAAAAACGGCATCATTTTTAATATTCATATTCTTATTAAAACTGCGCACATTAAAAGTCATCAGCGTTACATCTGCCGAAGCATCAGTAGCATTAGAAAAACGTAATTTAAAAAAGGAACTTAGAGAGAGGTAACTAATCAACAAAATAAAGAATGAAAAGAAGGCACGTTTGTTTCTCCCAAATACATAGTATAATAGAAACAATAAATTGGATAAAACCAAAATAGGAATAGTAAGGCTAAAAAAAGCAATAAAAGGAACCGTTTCTACAGAAACATAAGGCACCAAACAAGACAGCAGTAACAGTGCCCCAAGCAACACATTAAGACCGAAAATTACCTTACTAAAAAAAGAACCTATACCCACCTAATTATTCTTTACCTGCTTTAAATAAGAAGTCTTTTTCTGCTTTAGACAGACTTTCGTACCCAGATTTACTTATTTTGTCTAAGATAATATCAATTTGTCGTTGGTGTTTTTCTTTATCGGACGCTGCCACTGTTTTTAAATTAGAAGATGGCTTGCGATATACCGTTTTTAAAGGCGCTTTTTTTTCTTTAGTAAATAGGTTCTGAATACTGTCTAGCATTTTAGAAAACCCCGCACCTATATCGCGCCCCTTAGTTAATTGGCTTGCGTATAGATATCCTACAAAAGCACCCCCTAAATGAGACAAACGCCCGCCAATATTAGAGTTTCCACCAATAAAGACTAAATCTATCACTATAAAAGTAACCCCTAAATGCCAAAGTTTAATATTAAAAAAAATCACGCGTACTTCTTGATTAGGTGTATAGGTGCATACAAAAATCAGCACCGCCATTACTGCCGCAGAAGCACCAATTAATGAATTATTTAAACCTGTTAAGGCCGGAAATATATTATAACTCAACATAAATAATAATCCGCCGAAAATAGCCCCCAAAAAATATACATTGATAAATTTACGTTCGCCAAACAGGTTCATAAATATCCTACCCGTAAAATAGAGCATGATCATATTAAAAAAGATGTGCCCTAAATTTCCATGAAAAAAAGCATAAGTCACAATAGACCATGGTTGCGTGATAAATGTTCCAAAATCTTTAGGAAGCTCAAACCAATGCACTAAGGCATCAACGCTGGTACCAAAGAGCACAGCCACTAATCTTGTTATAATAAACAAGGCTACATTGACCACAATAAGCTTTTCAGCTATATTTAATCGGGTAAATTGATATCTTAGATTTACTGCCATATTAGTCCCAACGGTTCTTATTAAATGAATTTTTCTTCCAATACCACATCATTATAAATCCAAATATTGCACCACCTACGTGTGCCATAAAAGCCGTATTACTCGGACTGAAATAAGATTTTCCTGAAAGTGCAGAAAAAAGATCTAATAATATAATCCCTGGAATAAAGTATTTAGCCTTTATAGGAATAGGTATAAATATCATCATTAGTTCTGCATTAGGTTTCATCACTCCAAAAGCCGCCAATACTCCCATGATACAACCAGAAGCCCCTACCATTGATGCGTTGTAAATAGGAAACATTTCTTGCAACTTAAGACGCTGTCCATCATTCACAGACTCTAAAAGCTGATTAGAGCTTAACATTTGTACAATTTGATCTCCTGATAAACCAGAACTTATTAAGTCGGTATAGGCAGGCAAGTAAGAGAAGTAATAAAAGCCTAATTGAAAAATCACGGCTCCTAATCCCGCAGAAAAATACAAGAATAAAAACTGTTTCTTCCCTAAGTAATCTTCTA
Coding sequences within:
- a CDS encoding rhomboid family intramembrane serine protease; the encoded protein is MVRITEAVKHLIIINVLFFVATLVVGDQMYQWFALWFPKNENFQVWQLITHMFMHGGPSHILFNMFGLWMFGSAVEDYLGKKQFLFLYFSAGLGAVIFQLGFYYFSYLPAYTDLISSGLSGDQIVQMLSSNQLLESVNDGQRLKLQEMFPIYNASMVGASGCIMGVLAAFGVMKPNAELMMIFIPIPIKAKYFIPGIILLDLFSALSGKSYFSPSNTAFMAHVGGAIFGFIMMWYWKKNSFNKNRWD
- a CDS encoding endonuclease/exonuclease/phosphatase family protein, whose protein sequence is MGIGSFFSKVIFGLNVLLGALLLLSCLVPYVSVETVPFIAFFSLTIPILVLSNLLFLLYYVFGRNKRAFFSFFILLISYLSLSSFFKLRFSNATDASADVTLMTFNVRSFNKNMNIKNDAVFEETLDLITTENPDVICFQEFNFRKQNDFVNYKYKYLEYKTNQGKVKLGFYSKYPIINQGLINFPESPNNAAFVDIVVKNDTVRIYNLHLESLRVVPDKDIIAQEESKKLYRRLTNSFKKQQQQAQIIKEHKEQSPYKVIVCGDFNGTQYSNVYKTIRGEMLDTFQEKGSGYGRTYNFKYYPVRIDFILLDNSFEVLSHKNYNVKLSDHFPVMTSFNF
- a CDS encoding DUF6122 family protein, translating into MLRFIAHYGIHFIVPILIGVLFFKRETRARAIIILLAAILIDVDHLFAARIFDPNRCSINFHFFHQYWAIAIYFGLLFFKKTRIFGIALLLHIVADATDCYLMQLEVK
- a CDS encoding rhomboid family intramembrane serine protease, with amino-acid sequence MAVNLRYQFTRLNIAEKLIVVNVALFIITRLVAVLFGTSVDALVHWFELPKDFGTFITQPWSIVTYAFFHGNLGHIFFNMIMLYFTGRIFMNLFGERKFINVYFLGAIFGGLLFMLSYNIFPALTGLNNSLIGASAAVMAVLIFVCTYTPNQEVRVIFFNIKLWHLGVTFIVIDLVFIGGNSNIGGRLSHLGGAFVGYLYASQLTKGRDIGAGFSKMLDSIQNLFTKEKKAPLKTVYRKPSSNLKTVAASDKEKHQRQIDIILDKISKSGYESLSKAEKDFLFKAGKE
- a CDS encoding WbqC family protein, with product MKVLMHPGYFLNLTNFAVIAQKDIIWEVSGNYQKQSFRNRCNIANDRGFHTLSIPIKHNGKNKGANAYAEVLIDNKYAWQRQHWRTLQTAYRTSPFFEFYEDEISELYTKTFDSLLEFNLRTIEIACECLQLDMPAIKTKIFHKNPEDDSHDGRYLIDAKKQVNIPQEPYVQVFGDRNGFIDNLSILDLLFNEGTNALSYLEQMPLDFLDA